The proteins below are encoded in one region of Metabacillus dongyingensis:
- a CDS encoding DNA polymerase thumb domain-containing protein, whose protein sequence is MIEDYSQFPKRKILCIDMKSFYASCAAVLYGLDPLTCHLAVVGDTERQGSIVLAASPCLKKEFGIKTGSRLFEIPKDPRIRIVNAKMASFVRISTELTRLFHRYVPKDAIHTYSVDESFIQVDGVEGIWGDAWTIADKIRDDMEREFSLPCAIGIGPNMLLSKICLDLEAKKKGIAEWTYDDVKEKLWKVAPLREMWGIGSQVEKTLNRMGIFNVGQLARHPLEVLEKKFGIMGNQLYYHAWGVDLSEIGAPILQGQISFGKSQILMRDYPDPKEVKHVILEMCEEVARRARSHRKAGRTVSLGIGYSHDELGGGFHRSRTMRQPTNITMELYETCIALFDQFYANKTVRKISIALSNIEDDAEMQLDLFQPNREKEQILGYVMDSIRGKYGSDALLRAVSYTTAGTARHRAKLVGGHKA, encoded by the coding sequence ATGATTGAGGATTACAGTCAATTTCCAAAACGAAAAATTCTGTGCATTGACATGAAAAGCTTTTATGCAAGCTGCGCAGCGGTCCTGTATGGACTCGATCCGCTGACATGCCATTTAGCTGTTGTCGGCGATACAGAGCGGCAGGGGAGTATTGTGCTTGCAGCTTCACCTTGTCTGAAAAAGGAATTTGGCATTAAAACCGGATCTCGTTTGTTCGAAATTCCAAAAGATCCCCGCATTCGCATTGTAAATGCAAAGATGGCCTCCTTTGTCCGGATCTCAACCGAGCTTACGCGTCTCTTCCACCGGTACGTTCCAAAGGATGCCATCCATACGTACAGTGTGGACGAGAGCTTTATTCAAGTCGATGGAGTCGAGGGGATATGGGGAGATGCCTGGACCATTGCAGACAAAATCAGAGATGATATGGAACGCGAATTTTCCCTCCCGTGTGCGATTGGCATCGGTCCTAATATGCTGCTCTCTAAAATCTGCCTTGATTTAGAGGCGAAGAAAAAAGGAATTGCGGAATGGACGTACGATGATGTGAAGGAAAAGCTCTGGAAGGTCGCGCCGCTCCGGGAAATGTGGGGCATCGGCAGCCAGGTTGAAAAAACACTGAACCGGATGGGAATCTTTAATGTGGGGCAGCTTGCGCGTCATCCGCTTGAGGTCCTGGAGAAGAAATTCGGCATTATGGGAAATCAGCTCTATTATCATGCCTGGGGCGTTGACCTGTCTGAAATTGGTGCACCGATTCTGCAGGGGCAGATCAGCTTCGGCAAAAGCCAGATTTTAATGAGGGACTATCCCGACCCGAAAGAAGTGAAGCATGTCATCCTTGAGATGTGCGAGGAAGTCGCAAGAAGAGCACGCAGCCACCGGAAAGCGGGCAGAACAGTCAGCCTTGGGATCGGCTACAGTCACGATGAACTTGGAGGCGGATTTCACCGCTCCCGGACGATGCGCCAGCCAACCAATATCACAATGGAGCTTTACGAAACATGCATCGCATTATTTGATCAATTTTATGCAAATAAAACCGTCCGGAAAATTTCAATTGCTCTGTCCAATATTGAAGATGATGCCGAAATGCAGCTGGATTTGTTTCAGCCTAACCGTGAAAAAGAACAGATCCTCGGTTATGTGATGGACTCCATTCGGGGAAAATACGGCTCAGATGCCCTGCTGCGCGCCGTTTCCTATACAACCGCCGGCACCGCGAGGCACCGCGCCAAGCTTGTCGGCGGACATAAAGCTTAA
- a CDS encoding CDGSH iron-sulfur domain-containing protein: MDKVQIKVNDNGSLRVTGDVELVDAEGSVFQTKQSFSLCRCGLSKRMPFCDGSHKGTFQSVVRAE; the protein is encoded by the coding sequence ATGGATAAAGTTCAAATTAAAGTGAATGATAATGGATCGCTCCGTGTCACCGGTGATGTGGAATTAGTTGATGCAGAGGGCAGCGTGTTTCAAACGAAACAAAGCTTTTCCCTTTGCCGCTGCGGGTTATCAAAGAGGATGCCGTTTTGTGATGGATCTCACAAGGGGACGTTTCAGTCAGTTGTGCGCGCTGAATAA
- a CDS encoding iron-sulfur cluster biosynthesis family protein produces MEIKWTDRAIKKISGNVQKNSGKHIKLKYDTDGCGCVVSGVTALWLIDEKDSDDLEIETNAFSVLVEKSKMVFLDEKMTIDFNETANTYMLTCPSQILNPRMSLTVK; encoded by the coding sequence ATGGAAATAAAATGGACAGATCGAGCAATCAAAAAAATTTCAGGGAACGTACAGAAGAATTCAGGTAAGCACATCAAACTAAAATATGATACAGACGGCTGCGGCTGCGTTGTCAGCGGTGTTACGGCACTTTGGCTCATAGATGAAAAAGACAGTGATGATCTGGAAATCGAAACAAATGCATTTTCAGTTCTTGTTGAGAAATCTAAAATGGTTTTCTTAGATGAAAAAATGACCATCGATTTTAATGAAACAGCAAACACATACATGCTGACATGTCCTTCGCAAATCTTGAATCCCCGCATGAGCTTGACAGTAAAGTGA
- a CDS encoding YolD-like family protein — protein sequence MIRDRGNIKWTSMMLPEHVKILRELEIEQGYAAKPAVDEQQLEHFNELISLAMEENRELAFTYYENHGFHVQEGYVHYVDPIRGCIRIVNGEEARFDLPLNKITDIREK from the coding sequence ATGATTCGGGACCGGGGCAATATCAAATGGACATCCATGATGCTGCCTGAGCATGTGAAAATTTTACGGGAGCTTGAGATCGAACAGGGATATGCAGCCAAGCCTGCGGTGGATGAGCAGCAGCTGGAGCATTTCAATGAATTGATCAGTCTTGCCATGGAAGAAAACCGTGAGCTTGCTTTTACGTACTATGAAAATCATGGTTTCCATGTGCAGGAAGGATATGTGCATTATGTAGATCCGATCCGCGGATGCATTCGGATCGTGAATGGAGAAGAAGCCCGCTTTGATCTGCCATTGAACAAAATAACAGATATCCGCGAGAAATAG